In Eubalaena glacialis isolate mEubGla1 chromosome 2, mEubGla1.1.hap2.+ XY, whole genome shotgun sequence, a single genomic region encodes these proteins:
- the CBLN3 gene encoding cerebellin-3 isoform X1 — protein sequence MSPQPKFGLLAYTSYQQVAPSYQTGKQPKRTGWAQEGTEPVLLEGECLVVCEPSRAAAGGPGGAALGEAPPGRVAFAAVRSHHHEPAGEIGNGTSGAIYFDQVLVNEGGGFDRASGSFVAPVRGVYSFRFHVVKVYNRQTVQVSLMLNTWPVISAFANDPDVTREAATSSVLLPLDPGDRVSLRLRRGNLLGGWKYSSFSGFLIFPL from the exons ATGTCCCCTCAACCCAAATTTGGTCTCCTGGCCTACACCAGCTATCAACAGGTCGCACCTAGTTACCAAACTGGTAAACAACCCAAGAG GACCGGGTGGGCCCAGGAGGGGACAGAGCCAGTCCTCCTGGAAGGTGAGTGCCTGGTGGTCTGTGAGCCCAGTCGAGCTGCTGCAGGGGGGCCAGGAGGAGCAGCCCTGGGAGAGGCGCCCCCTGGAAGAGTGGCATTTGCTGCAGTCCGAAGCCACCACCACGAGCCAGCAGGGGAGATCGGCAATGGCACCAGTGGGGCCATATACTTCGACCAG GTCCTGGTGAACGAGGGCGGTGGCTTTGACCGGGCCTCAGGCTCCTTCGTGGCCCCTGTCCGGGGCGTCTACAGCTTCCGGTTCCATGTGGTGAAGGTGTACAACCGCCAGACTGTCCAG GTGAGCCTGATGCTGAACACATGGCCTGTCATCTCGGCCTTTGCCAACGACCCAGACGTGACCCGGGAGGCAGCCACCAGCTCTGTGCTACTGCCCCTGGACCCCGGGGACCGAGTATCTCTGCGCCTGCGTCGAGGGAACCTGCTGGGTGGCTGGAAATATTCAAGCTTCTCTGGCTTCCTCATTTTCCCACTCTGA
- the CBLN3 gene encoding cerebellin-3 isoform X2, translating into MLGAKRHWPPGPSLSPGLTLALTLLALRTGWAQEGTEPVLLEGECLVVCEPSRAAAGGPGGAALGEAPPGRVAFAAVRSHHHEPAGEIGNGTSGAIYFDQVLVNEGGGFDRASGSFVAPVRGVYSFRFHVVKVYNRQTVQVSLMLNTWPVISAFANDPDVTREAATSSVLLPLDPGDRVSLRLRRGNLLGGWKYSSFSGFLIFPL; encoded by the exons ATGCTGGGAGCAAAGCGACACTGGCCACCAGGTCCCTCACTCAGCCCCGGGCTGACCTTGGCCCTGACACTTCTGGCCCTGAGGACCGGGTGGGCCCAGGAGGGGACAGAGCCAGTCCTCCTGGAAGGTGAGTGCCTGGTGGTCTGTGAGCCCAGTCGAGCTGCTGCAGGGGGGCCAGGAGGAGCAGCCCTGGGAGAGGCGCCCCCTGGAAGAGTGGCATTTGCTGCAGTCCGAAGCCACCACCACGAGCCAGCAGGGGAGATCGGCAATGGCACCAGTGGGGCCATATACTTCGACCAG GTCCTGGTGAACGAGGGCGGTGGCTTTGACCGGGCCTCAGGCTCCTTCGTGGCCCCTGTCCGGGGCGTCTACAGCTTCCGGTTCCATGTGGTGAAGGTGTACAACCGCCAGACTGTCCAG GTGAGCCTGATGCTGAACACATGGCCTGTCATCTCGGCCTTTGCCAACGACCCAGACGTGACCCGGGAGGCAGCCACCAGCTCTGTGCTACTGCCCCTGGACCCCGGGGACCGAGTATCTCTGCGCCTGCGTCGAGGGAACCTGCTGGGTGGCTGGAAATATTCAAGCTTCTCTGGCTTCCTCATTTTCCCACTCTGA
- the KHNYN gene encoding protein KHNYN produces the protein MPTWGAGSPSPDRFAVSAEAEDKVREQQPHVERIFRVGMSVLPKDCPENPHIWLQLEGPKENASRAKEYLKGLCSPELQNEIHYPPKLHCIFLGAQGFFLDCLTWSTSAHLVPGAPGSLMVSGLTEAFVMVQSRVEELVERLSWDFRLGPSPGTSQCAGVLREFSSLLQSRGDAHTEALLQLPLAVQEELLSLVQEASRGQGPQAFPSWEWGSPGLLGAQHQGVRSPLSDGRESLDTGPAGWQESRGERRAMEKEGTKHGGPREMDLGWKEWPGEEAWERQVAFRPQSGEGEAGQAVPLKGKALGKEGVPQERGRFWVQGEPPGTQGPCQKAAQPRGASLLQRLHNGEASPPRVPSPPPAPEPPWHCGDRGDRGDRADKQQVVARGRGSPWKRGTRGGNLVTGTQRFQEALQDPFTLCLANVPGKPDLRHIVIDGSNVAMVHGLQHYFSSRGIAIAVQYFWDRGHRDITVFVPQWRFSRDSKVREGHFLHKLYSLSLLSLTPSRVLDGKRISSYDDRFMVKLAEETDGIIVSNDQFRDLAEESEKWMAIIRERLLPFTFVGNLFMVPDDPLGRNGPTLDEFLKKPVRAQGSSKAQHSARGFTEHSNQQQGRKEEEKGSGGIRKTRETERLRRQLLEVFWGQDHKVDFILQREPYCRDINQLSEALLSLNF, from the exons ATGCCTACCTGGGGGGCTGGCTCCCCGTCCCCTGACCGTTTTGCGGTGTCTGCGGAGGCCGAGGACAAGGTGCGGGAACAGCAACCCCACGTGGAGCGCATCTTCAGGGTGGGGATGAGCGTCCTCCCGAAGGACTGTCCTGAGAACCCTCACATCTGGCTGCAGCTGGAGGGCCCCAAGGAGAACGCCAGCAGAGCCAAG GAGTACCTGAAGGGTCTCTGCAGCCCAGAGCTACAGAATGAAATTCACTACCCACCCAAACTGCACTGCATCTTTCTGGGAGCCCAGGGCTTCTTCCTTGATTGCCTGACTTGGAGCACATCAGCCCACCTGGTGCCGGGGGCGCCCGGCTCGCTGATGGTCAGCGGCCTGACCGAGGCCTTTGTCATGGTCCAGAGCCGAGTGGAGGAGCTGGTGGAGCGCCTGAGCTGGGACTTTCGGCTGGGGCCATCCCCTGGAACCTCTCAGTGTGCTGGAGTGCTGAGAGAATTCTCTTCTCTGCTGCAGTCCCGGGGGGATGCCCACACAGAGGCCCTGCTGCAGCTGCCCCTTGCTGTCCAGGAAGAACTGCTGAGCCTGGTGCAAGAGGCATCCAGGGGGCAGGGGCCCCAAGCATTCCCGTCCTGGGAGTGGGGGAGCCCAGGTCTGCTGGGTGCTCAGCACCAGGGAGTCAGGAGTCCCCTTAGTGACGGCAGGGAGTCTCTGGACACAGGACCTGCAGGGTGGCAAGAGTCAAGGGGAGAGAGACGTGCTATGGAGAAGGAGGGGACAAAGCACGGTGGTCCCAGGGAGATGGATTTGGGGTGGAAGGAGTGGCCCGGGGAAGAGGCCTGGGAGAGACAAGTGGCCTTCAGGCCACAGTCAGGAGAAGGAGAGGCAGGGCAGGCAGTGCCTCTGAAAGGGAAggccctggggaaggagggggtgcCTCAGGAAAGAGGAAGGTTCTGGGTCCAGGGCGAGCCTCCTGGCACCCAGGGCCCCTGTCAGAAGGCAGCTCAGCCCCggggagcctccctcctgcagcGGCTCCATAATGGGGAAGCCTCACCTCCAAGAGTGCCCAGCCCCCCACCAGCGCCTGAACCCCCTTGGCACTGCGGAGATCGAGGGGACAGAGGAGACAGGGCAGACAAGCAGCAGGTTGTGGCTCGAGGTCGGGGGTCTCCGTGGAAACGAGGCACCCGGGGGGGTAATTTGGTGACTGGCACGCAGCGTTTCCAGGAGGCCCTCCAGGACCCTTTCACCCTGTGCCTTGCCAACGTGCCGGGCAAGCCAGACCTCCGCCATATTGTCATCGATGGCAGCAACGTGGCCATGGT GCACGGCCTCCAGCACTACTTCTCCAGCCGGGGCATTGCCATTGCTGTGCAGTACTTCTGGGACCGTGGCCACCGCGACATAACTGTCTTTGTGCCTCAGTGGCGTTTCAGTAGGGACTCCAAGGTCAGAG AGGGTCACTTCCTGCACAAGCTGTATTCCCTCAGCCtgctctccctcactccctcccggGTCTTGGATGGCAAGAGGATCTCTTCCTATGACGACAG GTTCATGGTGAAGCTGGCTGAAGAGACCGATGGGATCATTGTCTCCAATGACCAGTTCCGGGACCTGGCAGAGGAGTCTGAGAAGTGGATGGCAATCATTAGAGAGCG CCTGCTGCCCTTCACCTTCGTGGGAAACCTCTTCATGGTGCCTGATGACCCATTGGGGCGAAATGGCCCTACACTGGATGAGTTCCTGAAGAAGCCGGTCAG AGCCCAGGGGTCTTCTAAGGCTCAGCATTCTGCCAGGGGCTTCACAGAACACAGTAATCAGCAGCaggggagaaaagaagaggaaaaaggcagtgGTGGCATTCGGAAGACGCGGGAGACAGAGCGGCTCCGGCGCCAACTGCTGGAGGTGTTTTGGGGCCAGGATCACAAGGTGGACTTCATCCTGCAGCGGGAGCCGTACTGCCGGGACATCAACCAGCTCTCTGAGGCCCTGCTCAGTCTCAACTTTTGA